From the Megalopta genalis isolate 19385.01 chromosome 13, iyMegGena1_principal, whole genome shotgun sequence genome, one window contains:
- the LOC117224950 gene encoding uncharacterized protein LOC117224950 isoform X1, with translation MSFIDNVDSYKKMVSEEIIQTPCTMDENSTEFMVLPKYERIEESLVVGEEIIVDENLDLNQQISEETICESKETSEYFERNIDTTIPIEYVEDSVPLSTRNIAKQKWLSNDTINDDILLPEPEESESEVSCSRMTSDDQYEDEETIATFVTATGQQLALYAVEDSEEIFAVAMYDESGVPPTSFQFLMKADVERLIGEGAVRTVRKPTQIKKQLLTTQPPIFFSKNDTTDDVLIHSEKKIISTKNQKIQKKDNSWEENSTLMDDSNLNLHMKRVPNIIYTSDDKHSDLTYLMMDNCSVNIADNSDEYQEEDESDNEILEQSTVQYILFEGDQSDSELTFDEIQATLRNLKTAESKSSRRQLNKKMDTEQNNFVNIKQTECDHSIDNSSNCNHIANTLSERKLNSVDSEKESLESFTDSTMNEISNNANLDLSNGSIECVSPESTQIQYKTKRSRKQQLISVNREDSEIIIQPASLLSEEDKNVKKRGKRKKYRQRNRETKRMKKVKRKEVEVIEIDVDEEENMLQSKRDVVEITIDDSKDKCSSDKENEIIMVGDSDEESSQSNSKKLLLQCQHCARNFRQQRALETHLRVCSKSPSNLIRFKEQKMKHSNRTNEDAVKKQYTCKICQQKFDVVVVLARHVRSEHSQKKKRRFSKSSIERSSIEVEEKKEPIETKKQLTMIKKIKRKRNQRPNCTWEVKKLSCSDCGRWFPSAALLRAHCLQHGTKKTEHKIRRCHICQKLIRSRLLFVQHLKKHRSMQKNIKTISNIQKKLHTTRSVTSKITTLRKRGRPRKL, from the exons ATGTCGTTTATAGATAATGTTGATAGTTATAAGAAAATGGTTTCTGAAGAAATCATACAAACACCATGTACGATGGATGAAAACTCAACTGAGTTTATGGTTTTACCCAAGTACGAACGTATAGAAGAATCATTG GTTGTTGGTGAAGAAATAATAGTAGATGAGAACTTGGATTTAAACCAACAAATTTCTGAAGAAACTATTTGTGAGTCTAAAGAAACATCTGAATATTTTGAAAGAAATATAGATACAACAATACCTATTGAATATGTTGAAGATTCTGTACCACTGTCTACAAGAAACATCGCCAAACAAAAATGGCTCTCAAATGATACCATTAATGATGACATATTG TTACCAGAACCCGAAGAAAGTGAATCTGAGGTCAGTTGCAGTAGAATGACAAGTGATGATCAATATGAAGATGAAGAGACAATAGCTACATTTGTAACAGCTACTGGTCAACAGTTGGCACTGTATGCTGTTGAAGATTCAGAAGAAATTTTTGCTGTAGCAATGTATGATGAATCTGGAGTACCCCCAACTAGTTTTCAATTTCTGATGAA AGCTGATGTTGAAAGATTAATAGGTGAAGGTGCTGTTAGGACCGTAAGGAAACCAACACAAATAAAGAAACAGTTACTGACAACACAGCCACCAATATTCTTTTCTAAGAATGATACAACAGATGATGTATTGATACACAGTGAAAAGAAAATTATATCGaccaaaaatcaaaaaattcaAAAGAAAGATAATTCATGGGAAGAAAATTCGACCTTGATGGACGATTCTAATTTAAATTTACATATGAAACGAGTTCCTAACATTATATATACATCTGATGACAAACACTCGGATTTAACATATCTAATGATGGATAATTGTTCTGTAAATATTG CAGATAACTCTGATGAATATCAAGAAGAGGATGAAAGTGACAATGAAATTTTAGAACAATCAACTGTACAATACATCCTCTTTGAAGGAGATCAATCTGATTCTGAATTAACGTTCGACGAGATTCAAGCGACACTTCGGAATCTTAAAACTGCCGAATCGAAATCATCAAGGAGGCAATTGAATAAGAAGATGGATACAGAGCAAAACAATTTCGTAAATATTAAGCAAACTGAATGTGATCATTCAATAGATAACAGTTCTAATTGCAATCACATCGCCAATACTTTGTCAGAAAGAAAGTTAAATTCTGTAGACAGCGAAAAAGAATCTCTGGAATCATTTACAGATTCAACAATGAATGAAATATCAAATAATGCAAATTTGGACCTTTCAAACGGTTCCATTGAGTGTGTATCGCCTGAATCGacacaaatacaatataaaactaAAAGATCTCGTAAGCAACAACTAATTTCTGTGAATCGCGAAGATtctgaaataattattcaacCGGCGTCTCTTCTGAGTGAAGAGGACAAGAATGTTAAGAAAAGAGGTAAGCGGAAGAAATACCGTCAAAGAAATAGGGAAACGAAAAGAATGAAGAAAGTTAAACGTAAGGAAGTTGAAGTTATTGAAATTGATGTTGATGAAGAAGAAAATATGCTTCAGTCGAAAAGGGATGTTGTTGAAATAACCATAGATGATAGCAAGGATAAATGTTCTAGTGACAAAGAGAATGAAATTATTATGGTAGGAGATTCAGATGAAGAATCATCACAGTCCAATTCTAAAAAACTGTTACTACAGTGCCAACACTGTGCGAGAAATTTTCGGCAACAAAGAGCATTAGAAACTCATTTACGAGTTTGCTCGAAGTCGCCATCAAACTTGATTCGATTTAAGGAACAGAAAATGAAACATTCAAATAGAACGAATGAAGACGCAGTAAAGAAACAGTACACTTGTAAAATATGTCAACAGAAGTTTGATGTAGTTGTAGTGTTGGCACGTCATGTACGTTCAGAACATTCTCAAAAGAAGAAACGTAGATTTAGTAAATCATCTATCGAACGGTCATCTATAGAGGTTGAAGAAAAAAAGGAACCTATCGAAACAAAAAAACAATTGACTATGATTAAGAAGATTAAAAGAAAACGAAATCAACGGCCAAATTGCACTTGGGAAGTAAAAAAATTGAGTTGCTCTGATTGCGGCAGATGGTTTCCAAGTGCTGCCTTATTGAGAGCACATTGTTTGCAGCATGGTACAAAAAAAACTG AACACAAGATACGTAGGTGTCACATATGCCAAAAGCTGATAAGGTCTAGGCTTCTTTTTGTTCAACACTTAAAAAAGCATAGAAGTATGCAGAAGAACATAAAGACGATATCAAATATCCAAAAGAAATTACACACAACAAGATCAGTGACAAGTAAGATTACAACATTAAGAAAACGGGGACGACCACGGAAGCTTTGA
- the LOC117224950 gene encoding uncharacterized protein LOC117224950 isoform X2, whose amino-acid sequence MSFIDNVDSYKKMVSEEIIQTPCTMDENSTEFMVLPKYERIEESLVVGEEIIVDENLDLNQQISEETICESKETSEYFERNIDTTIPIEYVEDSVPLSTRNIAKQKWLSNDTINDDILLPEPEESESEVSCSRMTSDDQYEDEETIATFVTATGQQLALYAVEDSEEIFAVAMYDESGVPPTSFQFLMKADVERLIGEGAVRTVRKPTQIKKQLLTTQPPIFFSKNDTTDDVLIHSEKKIISTKNQKIQKKDNSWEENSTLMDDSNLNLHMKRVPNIIYTSDDKHSDLTYLMMDNCSVNIDNSDEYQEEDESDNEILEQSTVQYILFEGDQSDSELTFDEIQATLRNLKTAESKSSRRQLNKKMDTEQNNFVNIKQTECDHSIDNSSNCNHIANTLSERKLNSVDSEKESLESFTDSTMNEISNNANLDLSNGSIECVSPESTQIQYKTKRSRKQQLISVNREDSEIIIQPASLLSEEDKNVKKRGKRKKYRQRNRETKRMKKVKRKEVEVIEIDVDEEENMLQSKRDVVEITIDDSKDKCSSDKENEIIMVGDSDEESSQSNSKKLLLQCQHCARNFRQQRALETHLRVCSKSPSNLIRFKEQKMKHSNRTNEDAVKKQYTCKICQQKFDVVVVLARHVRSEHSQKKKRRFSKSSIERSSIEVEEKKEPIETKKQLTMIKKIKRKRNQRPNCTWEVKKLSCSDCGRWFPSAALLRAHCLQHGTKKTEHKIRRCHICQKLIRSRLLFVQHLKKHRSMQKNIKTISNIQKKLHTTRSVTSKITTLRKRGRPRKL is encoded by the exons ATGTCGTTTATAGATAATGTTGATAGTTATAAGAAAATGGTTTCTGAAGAAATCATACAAACACCATGTACGATGGATGAAAACTCAACTGAGTTTATGGTTTTACCCAAGTACGAACGTATAGAAGAATCATTG GTTGTTGGTGAAGAAATAATAGTAGATGAGAACTTGGATTTAAACCAACAAATTTCTGAAGAAACTATTTGTGAGTCTAAAGAAACATCTGAATATTTTGAAAGAAATATAGATACAACAATACCTATTGAATATGTTGAAGATTCTGTACCACTGTCTACAAGAAACATCGCCAAACAAAAATGGCTCTCAAATGATACCATTAATGATGACATATTG TTACCAGAACCCGAAGAAAGTGAATCTGAGGTCAGTTGCAGTAGAATGACAAGTGATGATCAATATGAAGATGAAGAGACAATAGCTACATTTGTAACAGCTACTGGTCAACAGTTGGCACTGTATGCTGTTGAAGATTCAGAAGAAATTTTTGCTGTAGCAATGTATGATGAATCTGGAGTACCCCCAACTAGTTTTCAATTTCTGATGAA AGCTGATGTTGAAAGATTAATAGGTGAAGGTGCTGTTAGGACCGTAAGGAAACCAACACAAATAAAGAAACAGTTACTGACAACACAGCCACCAATATTCTTTTCTAAGAATGATACAACAGATGATGTATTGATACACAGTGAAAAGAAAATTATATCGaccaaaaatcaaaaaattcaAAAGAAAGATAATTCATGGGAAGAAAATTCGACCTTGATGGACGATTCTAATTTAAATTTACATATGAAACGAGTTCCTAACATTATATATACATCTGATGACAAACACTCGGATTTAACATATCTAATGATGGATAATTGTTCTGTAAATATTG ATAACTCTGATGAATATCAAGAAGAGGATGAAAGTGACAATGAAATTTTAGAACAATCAACTGTACAATACATCCTCTTTGAAGGAGATCAATCTGATTCTGAATTAACGTTCGACGAGATTCAAGCGACACTTCGGAATCTTAAAACTGCCGAATCGAAATCATCAAGGAGGCAATTGAATAAGAAGATGGATACAGAGCAAAACAATTTCGTAAATATTAAGCAAACTGAATGTGATCATTCAATAGATAACAGTTCTAATTGCAATCACATCGCCAATACTTTGTCAGAAAGAAAGTTAAATTCTGTAGACAGCGAAAAAGAATCTCTGGAATCATTTACAGATTCAACAATGAATGAAATATCAAATAATGCAAATTTGGACCTTTCAAACGGTTCCATTGAGTGTGTATCGCCTGAATCGacacaaatacaatataaaactaAAAGATCTCGTAAGCAACAACTAATTTCTGTGAATCGCGAAGATtctgaaataattattcaacCGGCGTCTCTTCTGAGTGAAGAGGACAAGAATGTTAAGAAAAGAGGTAAGCGGAAGAAATACCGTCAAAGAAATAGGGAAACGAAAAGAATGAAGAAAGTTAAACGTAAGGAAGTTGAAGTTATTGAAATTGATGTTGATGAAGAAGAAAATATGCTTCAGTCGAAAAGGGATGTTGTTGAAATAACCATAGATGATAGCAAGGATAAATGTTCTAGTGACAAAGAGAATGAAATTATTATGGTAGGAGATTCAGATGAAGAATCATCACAGTCCAATTCTAAAAAACTGTTACTACAGTGCCAACACTGTGCGAGAAATTTTCGGCAACAAAGAGCATTAGAAACTCATTTACGAGTTTGCTCGAAGTCGCCATCAAACTTGATTCGATTTAAGGAACAGAAAATGAAACATTCAAATAGAACGAATGAAGACGCAGTAAAGAAACAGTACACTTGTAAAATATGTCAACAGAAGTTTGATGTAGTTGTAGTGTTGGCACGTCATGTACGTTCAGAACATTCTCAAAAGAAGAAACGTAGATTTAGTAAATCATCTATCGAACGGTCATCTATAGAGGTTGAAGAAAAAAAGGAACCTATCGAAACAAAAAAACAATTGACTATGATTAAGAAGATTAAAAGAAAACGAAATCAACGGCCAAATTGCACTTGGGAAGTAAAAAAATTGAGTTGCTCTGATTGCGGCAGATGGTTTCCAAGTGCTGCCTTATTGAGAGCACATTGTTTGCAGCATGGTACAAAAAAAACTG AACACAAGATACGTAGGTGTCACATATGCCAAAAGCTGATAAGGTCTAGGCTTCTTTTTGTTCAACACTTAAAAAAGCATAGAAGTATGCAGAAGAACATAAAGACGATATCAAATATCCAAAAGAAATTACACACAACAAGATCAGTGACAAGTAAGATTACAACATTAAGAAAACGGGGACGACCACGGAAGCTTTGA
- the LOC117224953 gene encoding uncharacterized protein LOC117224953 has translation MCGRIPKTCHPEQCSRMGIPTSSEIRDCLGPSLAQVFFQYSHDDTKKLLDLIAPEKSPPPCFTIQISDNKLVSLAHNETVKANVHENILEIGETLLERFRKQIENELRDKIEKQSQEKFYMYQAKKRREAEIKSQELHAKYENYFKTVQNEIQKQIEIEWANVSTQWVIKMQKAVVQERIKVTQELMQKMRTEMAYVIQSLYREFEESFRADRENIIADFNEIMRTTYVKLDKEKREFEEKVGRELHVQKHQLEMQNTVDVINVHCLEQLRCCREKHIIHEHFEKEIEGLRGLIARLNDVITAMREEIINCHSEKKSLEEQFCEVARQFQKFINFVFSAVPGQAQYLLPLEVQRLSVPDKDENEETCEQNL, from the exons ATGTGTGGTCGAATACCCAAGACATGTCATCCGgaacaatgttctagaatggGGATACCAACTTCGTCAGAAATTCGTGATTGTTTAGGTCCGTCTTTGGCACAAGTCTTTTTTCAATATAGTCACGATGACACGAAAAAATTGTTGGACTTAATAGCCCCGGAAAAGTCGCCGCCACCCTGCTTTACTATTCAAATTAGTGACAATAAATTAGTGTCGCTTGCGCATAACGAAACTGTCAAAGCAAATGTGCACGAAAACATACTAG AAATCGGCGAGACCCTCTTGGAACGTTTCCGTAAACAAATCGAAAATGAGTTACGtgataaaatagaaaaacaGTCGCAAGAGAAGTTTTATATGTATCAAGCAAAGAAACGCCGGGAGGCTGAGATAAAGTCGCAAGAGTTGCATGCAaaatatgaaaactattttAAAACAGTGCAAAATGAAATTCAGAAACAGATTGAA ATTGAATGGGCAAACGTCAGCACCCAATGGGTGATAAAAATGCAGAAAGCTGTCGTACAAGAGCGAATAAAAGTAACACAAGAGCTGATGCAGAAAATGCGGACCGAGATGGCTTACGTGATACAGTCGTTGTATCGAGAATTCGAGGAATCGTTTCGCGCTGATAGAGAGAATATAATCGctgattttaatgaaattatgaG AACAACGTACGTGAAACTGGACAAAGAAAAGAGAGAGTTTGAGGAGAAAGTGGGTAGAGAGCTGCATGTACAGAAACACcagcttgaaatgcaaaatACTGTAGACGTAATCAACGTCCATTGTCTAGAACAGTTGCGATGCTGCCGAGAAAAACATATTATACATGAACACTTTGAG aAGGAAATTGAAGGATTGCGCGGGTTGATTGCTCGCCTGAACGACGTCATAACAGCGATGAGAGAAGAGATAATTAATTGCCACTCGGAGAAGAAATCGTTGGAAGAACAATTTTGCGAAGTGGCTAGACAGTTTCAGAAGTTTATCAATTTCGTATTTTCTGCGGTGCCAGGACAAGCGCAGTATTTGCTACCGTTGGAAGTACAACGA